From a single Haloarcula sp. DT43 genomic region:
- a CDS encoding DUF6276 family protein, with amino-acid sequence MSCPDCGGDLVSFPVPADLRQFLPGDEPGASVCRACLALQPAVDPPGTTPDFAALDGAFPDDDAAAVPLALLVGLLDSLAMHREEITALLERVEREGVDPLLVLDRLDASYGDRAHVDLGSRRRQLEQLL; translated from the coding sequence TCCCGGTCCCGGCCGACCTCCGGCAGTTCCTCCCCGGTGACGAGCCCGGAGCCAGCGTCTGCCGGGCCTGTTTAGCGCTCCAGCCGGCGGTCGACCCGCCCGGTACTACCCCGGATTTCGCGGCCCTCGACGGCGCGTTCCCCGACGACGACGCGGCGGCGGTCCCGCTGGCGTTGCTCGTCGGCCTGCTCGATTCGCTCGCGATGCACCGCGAGGAGATAACCGCCCTGCTGGAACGCGTCGAGCGGGAGGGCGTCGACCCGCTGTTGGTGCTTGACCGCCTCGACGCCAGCTACGGGGACCGAGCCCACGTCGACCTTGGGAGCCGCCGCCGACAGCTCGAACAGTTACTGTGA
- the prf1 gene encoding peptide chain release factor aRF-1 has product MSEQQEQEQSDKQKYEFRKVIEELKGYQGSGTQLVSIYVPEDKQISDVVAHVTQEHSEASNIKSKDTRTAVQDALTSIKDRLRYYDNTPPENGLVLFSGAFDTGGGRTDMVTKVLESPPDPIESFRYHCDSEFLTEPLEHMLADKGLFGLIVLDRREANVGWLKGKRVEPVKSASSLVPGKQRKGGQSAQRFARLRLEAIDNFYQEVAGMANDLFVADRHDIDGILVGGPSPTKDEFLDGDYLHHELQDMVLGKFDVAYTDESGLYDLVDAADEVLAEHEMLRDKELMEDFFKQLHNGDKATYGFDQTRQNLNMGAVEQLLISEDLRKDVVAYTCENGHDEYDLINSSAATDDHECTRCGATVDADDGEREDAIDHLMQLADQRGTETVFISTDFEKGEQLLTAFGGVAGLLRYSTGV; this is encoded by the coding sequence ATGAGCGAGCAGCAGGAACAGGAACAATCTGACAAGCAGAAATACGAGTTCCGGAAGGTCATAGAGGAGCTCAAGGGGTACCAGGGCTCGGGCACCCAACTGGTCTCTATCTACGTCCCCGAGGACAAGCAGATAAGCGACGTCGTGGCCCACGTCACCCAGGAGCACTCCGAAGCCTCGAACATCAAATCGAAGGACACACGCACCGCGGTCCAGGACGCGCTCACCTCTATCAAGGACCGGCTCCGGTACTACGACAACACGCCGCCGGAGAACGGCCTGGTGCTGTTCTCGGGGGCGTTCGACACCGGCGGCGGCCGGACCGACATGGTGACGAAGGTACTGGAGTCGCCGCCGGACCCCATCGAGTCGTTCCGCTACCACTGTGACTCGGAGTTCCTGACCGAGCCACTGGAGCACATGCTGGCCGACAAGGGGCTGTTCGGCCTCATCGTGCTCGACCGGCGCGAGGCCAACGTCGGCTGGCTGAAGGGCAAACGGGTCGAACCCGTCAAGTCCGCCTCCTCGCTGGTGCCGGGCAAACAGCGGAAAGGTGGCCAGTCCGCCCAGCGGTTCGCCCGCCTCCGGCTCGAAGCAATCGACAACTTCTACCAGGAGGTCGCCGGCATGGCCAACGACCTGTTCGTCGCCGACCGCCACGACATCGACGGCATCCTCGTCGGCGGCCCCTCTCCGACGAAAGACGAGTTCCTCGACGGCGACTACCTCCACCACGAGCTACAGGACATGGTGCTCGGGAAGTTCGACGTGGCCTACACCGACGAGTCCGGGCTGTACGACCTCGTGGACGCCGCCGACGAGGTGCTGGCCGAACACGAGATGCTCCGGGACAAGGAGCTCATGGAGGACTTCTTCAAACAGCTCCACAACGGGGACAAAGCCACTTACGGATTCGACCAGACCCGGCAGAACCTCAACATGGGGGCCGTCGAGCAGCTGCTCATCTCAGAGGACCTCCGGAAGGACGTGGTCGCCTACACCTGCGAGAACGGCCACGACGAGTACGACCTCATCAACAGCTCCGCGGCGACCGACGACCACGAGTGCACCCGCTGCGGTGCCACAGTCGACGCCGACGACGGCGAGCGCGAGGACGCCATCGACCACCTGATGCAACTGGCCGACCAGCGCGGCACCGAGACGGTGTTCATCTCGACGGACTTCGAGAAGGGCGAGCAGCTCCTGACCGCCTTCGGCGGCGTCGCCGGCCTGCTCCGGTACTCGACGGGCGTCTGA
- a CDS encoding MinD/ParA family ATP-binding protein → MAGYVCTVAGGKGGVGKTTTAVNLGAVLQEMDYDVAVVDADLGMANLGSMLAVEPEQSLHEVLAGEAAVSGALTDVPGGLTVIPGEQSLEAFADADPAKLRTVIKTLRNAYDVVLIDTGAGLSHEVAVPLGLADGIVLVTTPDDVAVGDTVKTAELANRIDGTVLGAIINRATRHTDVAAIAEGMAFPLLAVIPDDPQATTEEPLVLNAPQSAAADAYQRLAAALEGVFFRDESPETDLETILDDEWFLDDAEDPSDVDDDEDSGGMFGLFN, encoded by the coding sequence ATGGCCGGGTACGTGTGTACGGTTGCGGGCGGCAAGGGCGGCGTCGGGAAGACGACGACCGCAGTGAACCTCGGGGCCGTCCTTCAGGAGATGGACTACGACGTCGCCGTCGTTGACGCGGACCTTGGGATGGCGAACCTCGGGTCGATGCTCGCCGTGGAGCCCGAACAGAGCCTCCACGAGGTGCTGGCCGGCGAGGCGGCCGTGAGCGGGGCCCTGACCGACGTGCCGGGCGGACTCACGGTGATTCCGGGCGAGCAGTCCTTGGAGGCGTTCGCTGACGCCGACCCCGCAAAGCTCAGGACAGTCATCAAGACGCTCCGGAACGCCTACGACGTGGTACTGATAGACACCGGGGCCGGTCTGAGCCACGAGGTCGCCGTCCCGCTGGGTCTGGCCGACGGTATCGTCCTCGTGACGACTCCCGACGACGTCGCGGTGGGCGATACGGTCAAGACGGCCGAGCTGGCGAACCGCATCGACGGGACCGTCCTCGGCGCGATAATCAACCGGGCGACCCGACACACCGACGTCGCGGCCATCGCCGAGGGGATGGCGTTCCCGCTGCTCGCGGTCATCCCCGACGACCCGCAGGCGACGACCGAGGAACCGCTCGTGCTCAACGCCCCACAGAGCGCGGCCGCCGACGCCTACCAGCGGCTGGCGGCGGCCTTGGAGGGCGTGTTCTTCCGCGACGAGAGCCCCGAAACGGACCTCGAAACGATACTGGACGACGAGTGGTTCCTCGACGACGCCGAGGACCCCTCCGACGTCGACGACGACGAGGACTCCGGCGGCATGTTCGGGCTGTTCAACTGA